From one Bos indicus isolate NIAB-ARS_2022 breed Sahiwal x Tharparkar chromosome 16, NIAB-ARS_B.indTharparkar_mat_pri_1.0, whole genome shotgun sequence genomic stretch:
- the SMG7 gene encoding nonsense-mediated mRNA decay factor SMG7 isoform X1, protein MRNWMFLQIVIVGENVSFKSQMRTGNLKSEEHLKSSNIRQAEVLKADMTDSKLGPAEVWTSRQALQDLYQKMLVTDLEYALDKKVEQDLWNHAFKNQITTLQGQAKNRANPNRSEVQANLSLFLEAASGFYTQLLQELCTVFNVDLPCRVKSSQLGIISNKQTHTSAIVKPQSSSCSYICQHCLVHLGDIARYRNQTSQAESYYRHAAQLVPSNGQPYNQLAILASSKGDHLTTIFYYCRSIAVKFPFPAASTNLQKALSKALESRDEVKTKWGVSDFIKAFIKFHGHVYLSKSLEKLSPLREKLEEQFKRLLFQKAFNSQQLVHVTVINLFQLHHLRDFSNETEQHSYSQDEQLCWTQLLALFMSFLGILCKCPLQNKSQEESYNAYPLPAVKVSMDWLRLRPRVFQEAVVDERQYIWPWLISLLNSFHPHEEDLSSTNATPLPEEFELQGFLALRPSFRNLDFSKGHQGITGDKEGQQRQIRQQRLISIGKWIADNQPRLIQCENEVGKLLFITEIPELILEDPSEAKENLILQDTTIIESLAADGNPGLKSVLSTGRNLSNNCDPGEKPVVTFKENMKPREVSRDQGRSFPPKEVRRDYSKGVAVTKNDGKKDNNKRKTETKKCTLEKLQETGKQSVAVQVKSQTELRKTPVSEARKTPVTQTPSQASNSQFIPIHHPGAFPPLPSRPGFPPPTYVIPPPVAFSMGSGYTFPAGVSVPGTFLQPTAHSPPGNQVQAGKQSHIPYSQQRPSGPGPVTQGPQQPQPPSQQPLPPLPAPPAAQTAGQLQVQALAQQQQSPTKAVPALGKSPPHHSGFQQYQQADASKQLWNPPQVQGPLGKIMPVKQPYYLQTQDPIKLFEPSLQPPVRQQQPLEKTMKPFPMEPYNHNPSEVKIPEFYWDSSYSAADNRAVMAQQASVDRRGKRSPGVFRPEQDPVPRMPFEDPKGSPLLPPDLLKSLAALEEEEELIFSNPPDLYPALLGPLASLPGRSLFKSLLEKPSELMSHSSSFLSLTGFSLNQERYPNNSVFNEVYGKNLTTSSKAELNPSVAPQETSLYSLFEGTPWSPSLPASSDHSTPASQSPHSSNPSSLPSSPPTHNHNSVPFSNFGPIGTPDNRDRRTADRWKTDKPAMGGFGIDYLSATSSSESSWHQASTPSGSWTGHGPSMEDSSAVLMESLKSIWSSSMMHPGPSALEQLLMQQKQKQQRGQGAMNPPH, encoded by the exons gCAGGCAGAAGTCCTGAAGGCTGACATGACAG ATTCTAAGCTGGGTCCAGCCGAAGTCTGGACATCCAGGCAGGCTCTGCAGGACCTGTACCAGAAAATGCTTGTTACTGATTTGGAATACGCTTTAGACAAGAAAGTAGAACAGGATCT CTGGAATCATGCCTTTAAGAATCAGATCACAACACTACAAGGCCAGGCAAAGAATCGAGCAAACCCGAATCGGAGTGAAGTTCAGGcaaacctttctctgttcctaGAGGCAGCTAGTGGCTTCTATACTCAG TTATTACAAGAACTGTGTACAGTGTTTAATGTAGATTTACCATGCCGTGTGAAGTCTTCCCAGTTGGGAATTATCAGCAATAAACAGACGCATACCAGCGCCATAGTGAAGCCACAGTCTAGCTCCTGTTCCTATATCTGCCAGCACTGCCTCGTTCACCTTGGAGACATTG cTCGATACAGAAACCAGACCAGCCAGGCAGAGTCCTACTATAGGCATGCGGCTCAGCTTGTCCCCTCTAATG GTCAGCCTTACAATCAGTTGGCTATCTTAGCTTCTTCCAAAGGAGACCATCTGACTACAATTTTCTACTACTGCAGAAGCATTGCTGTGAAATTCCCTTTCCCAGCTGCCTCTACTAATCTACAAAAAGCACTTTCTAAAGCACTGGAAAG ccGGGATGAGGTGAAAACCAAATGGGGTGTTTCTGACTTCATCAAGGCCTTTATTAAATTCCACGGTCATGTGTACCTGAGTAAGAGCTTGGAAAAGTTGAGCCCTCTTCGAGAGAAGTTGGAAGAACAGTTTAag AGGCTGCTATTCCAGAAAGCTTTCAACTCTCAGCAGTTAGTTCACGTCACTGTCATTAACCTGTTTCAACTTCATCATCTTCGTGACTTTAGCAACGAAACAGAGCAGCATAGTTATAGCCAAGATGAGCAGCTGTGTTGGACACAGTTGCTGGCCCTCTTTA tgtCTTTTCTTGGCATCCTGTGCAAGTGTCCTCTCCAGAACAAGTCTCAGGAGGAATCCTACAATGCCTATCCCCTACCTGCCGTCAAGGTGTCCATGGACTGGCTGAGACTCAGACCCAGGGTGTTTCAGGAGGCAGTGGTGGATGAAAGACAGTA CATTTGGCCGTGGCTAATTTCTCTTCTGAACAGTTTCCATCCCCATGAAGAAGATCTTTCAAGTACTAATG CAACACCACTTCCAGAGGAGTTTGAGTTACAAGGATTCTTGGCTTTGAGACCTTCTTTCAG GAACTTGGATTTTTCCAAAGGTCACCAGGGTATTACAGGAGACAAAGAGGGTCAGCAACGACAAATACGACAGCAGCGTTTGATCTCTATAGGCAAATGGATTGCAGATAATCAGCCAAG gcTGATTCAGTGTGAAAATGAGGTAGGGAAATTGTTGTTTATCACAGAAATCCCAGAGTTAATACTGGAAGACCCCAGTGAAGCCAAAGAGAACCTCATTCTGCAAGACACAACCATCATAGAGTCCCTGGCAGCTGACGGGAACCCAGGACTGAAATCAGTGCTATCTACAGGCCGGAATCTAAGCAACAACTGCGACCCAGGAGAGAAACCAGTGGTCACCTTCAAAGAGAACATGAAGCCACGAGAAGTGAGCAGAGACCAAGGAAGAAGTTTTCCTCCCAAAGAGGTGAGAAGGGACTATAGCAAAGGAGTAGCTGTAACTAAGAATGATGGAAAGAAGGACAACaacaagaggaaaacagaaaccaaGAAATGCACCTTAGAAAAGTTACAGGAAACAGGAAAGCAGAGTGTGGCAGTGCAG GTAAAATCTCAGACAGAGTTAAGAAAGACTCCAGTGTCTGAAGCCAGGAAAACACCTGTAACTCAAACCCCAAGTCAAGCAAGTAACTCCCAGTTCATCCCCATTCATCACCCTGGAgccttccctcctcttcccagcCGGCCAG GGTTCCCGCCCCCAACATATGTTATCCCCCCTCCTGTGGCATTTTCTATGGGCTCAGGTTACACCTTCCCAGCTGGTGTTTCTGTCCCAGGAACCTTTCTTCAGCCTACAGCTCACTCTCCACCAGGAAACCAGGTGCAAGCTGGGAAACAGTCCCACATTCCTTACAGCCAGCAACGGCCCTCCGGACCAGGGCCAGTGACCCAGGGACCTCAGCAGCCTCAGCCACCTTCCCAGcagcccctcccacctctgccAGCTCCGCCAGCAGCACAGACTGCAGGCCAGCTGCAGGTTCAAGCTCTAGCTCAGCAGCAACAGTCCCCTACAAAAGCTGTGCCGGCTTTGGGGAAAAGTCCTCCTCACCACTCTGGATTCCAGCAG TATCAACAGGCAGATGCCTCCAAACAGCTGTGGAATCCCCCTCAGGTTCAAGGCCCATTAGGGAAAATCATGCCTGTGAAACAGCCCTACTACCTTCAAACCCAAGACCCCATAAAACTGTTTGAGCCGTCGTTGCAACCTCCTGTAAGGCAGCAGCAGCCTCTAGAGAAAACAATGAAGCCTTTCCCCATGGAGCCATATAACCATAACCCCTCAGAAGTCAAGATCCCGGAGTTCTACTGGGATTCTTCCTACAGCGCTGCTGATAACAGAGCTGTGATGGCACAGCAAGCCAGTGTGGACCGCAGGGGCAAACGGTCCCCGGGAGTCTTCCGTCCAGAGCAGGACCCTGTGCCCAGGATGCCATTTGAG GACCCCAAAGGCTCCCCTCTGCTTCCTCCGGACCTGTTAAAGAGTCTGGCTGCcttggaggaagaggaagagctgATTTTTTCTAACCCTCCTGATCTTTACCCAGCTCTGCTGGGGCCTCTCGCCTCTCTTCCTGGACGAAGCCTCTTT AAATCCTTACTGGAGAAGCCCTCAGAGCTCATGTCACATTCATcctctttcctgtccctcaccggATTCTCCCTCAATCAG GAGCGATACCCAAATAACAGTGTGTTCAATGAGGTATACGGGAAGAACCTGACAACCAGCTCCAAAGCAGAACTTAATCCCTCAGTGGCTCCCCAGGAAACATCACTGTACTCGCTTTTTGAAGGGACTCCATGGTCTCCATCTCTTCCTGCCAGTTCAG ATCATTCAACACCAGCCAGCCAATCTCCTCATTCCTCCAACCCaagcagcctgccaagctcccctcCAACACACAACCACAATTCTGTCCCATTCTCCAATTTTGGACCCATTGGGACTCCAGATAACAGGGATAGGAGAACTGCAGACCGGTGGAAAACTGATAAGCCAG CCATGGGTGGGTTTGGCATCGATTATCTCTCAGCAACATCATCCTCTGAGAGCAGTTGGCATCAGGCCAGCACTCCAAGTGGCTCCTGGACAGGCCATGGCCCATCCATGGAGGATTCCTCTGCTGTCCTCATGGAAAGCCTAAAG TCTATCTGGTCCAGTTCCATGATGCATCCTGGACCTTCCGCTTTGGAGCAGCTGTTAATGCAGCAGAAACAGAAACAGCAGCGGGGCCAAGGCGCCATGAACCCTCCACACTGA
- the SMG7 gene encoding nonsense-mediated mRNA decay factor SMG7 isoform X6, giving the protein MRNWMFLQIVIVGENVSFKSQMRTGNLKSEEHLKSSNIRQAEVLKADMTDSKLGPAEVWTSRQALQDLYQKMLVTDLEYALDKKVEQDLWNHAFKNQITTLQGQAKNRANPNRSEVQANLSLFLEAASGFYTQLLQELCTVFNVDLPCRVKSSQLGIISNKQTHTSAIVKPQSSSCSYICQHCLVHLGDIARYRNQTSQAESYYRHAAQLVPSNGQPYNQLAILASSKGDHLTTIFYYCRSIAVKFPFPAASTNLQKALSKALESRDEVKTKWGVSDFIKAFIKFHGHVYLSKSLEKLSPLREKLEEQFKRLLFQKAFNSQQLVHVTVINLFQLHHLRDFSNETEQHSYSQDEQLCWTQLLALFMSFLGILCKCPLQNKSQEESYNAYPLPAVKVSMDWLRLRPRVFQEAVVDERQYIWPWLISLLNSFHPHEEDLSSTNATPLPEEFELQGFLALRPSFRNLDFSKGHQGITGDKEGQQRQIRQQRLISIGKWIADNQPRLIQCENEVGKLLFITEIPELILEDPSEAKENLILQDTTIIESLAADGNPGLKSVLSTGRNLSNNCDPGEKPVVTFKENMKPREVSRDQGRSFPPKEVKSQTELRKTPVSEARKTPVTQTPSQASNSQFIPIHHPGAFPPLPSRPGFPPPTYVIPPPVAFSMGSGYTFPAGVSVPGTFLQPTAHSPPGNQVQAGKQSHIPYSQQRPSGPGPVTQGPQQPQPPSQQPLPPLPAPPAAQTAGQLQVQALAQQQQSPTKAVPALGKSPPHHSGFQQYQQADASKQLWNPPQVQGPLGKIMPVKQPYYLQTQDPIKLFEPSLQPPVRQQQPLEKTMKPFPMEPYNHNPSEVKIPEFYWDSSYSAADNRAVMAQQASVDRRGKRSPGVFRPEQDPVPRMPFEKSLLEKPSELMSHSSSFLSLTGFSLNQERYPNNSVFNEVYGKNLTTSSKAELNPSVAPQETSLYSLFEGTPWSPSLPASSDHSTPASQSPHSSNPSSLPSSPPTHNHNSVPFSNFGPIGTPDNRDRRTADRWKTDKPAMGGFGIDYLSATSSSESSWHQASTPSGSWTGHGPSMEDSSAVLMESLKSIWSSSMMHPGPSALEQLLMQQKQKQQRGQGAMNPPH; this is encoded by the exons gCAGGCAGAAGTCCTGAAGGCTGACATGACAG ATTCTAAGCTGGGTCCAGCCGAAGTCTGGACATCCAGGCAGGCTCTGCAGGACCTGTACCAGAAAATGCTTGTTACTGATTTGGAATACGCTTTAGACAAGAAAGTAGAACAGGATCT CTGGAATCATGCCTTTAAGAATCAGATCACAACACTACAAGGCCAGGCAAAGAATCGAGCAAACCCGAATCGGAGTGAAGTTCAGGcaaacctttctctgttcctaGAGGCAGCTAGTGGCTTCTATACTCAG TTATTACAAGAACTGTGTACAGTGTTTAATGTAGATTTACCATGCCGTGTGAAGTCTTCCCAGTTGGGAATTATCAGCAATAAACAGACGCATACCAGCGCCATAGTGAAGCCACAGTCTAGCTCCTGTTCCTATATCTGCCAGCACTGCCTCGTTCACCTTGGAGACATTG cTCGATACAGAAACCAGACCAGCCAGGCAGAGTCCTACTATAGGCATGCGGCTCAGCTTGTCCCCTCTAATG GTCAGCCTTACAATCAGTTGGCTATCTTAGCTTCTTCCAAAGGAGACCATCTGACTACAATTTTCTACTACTGCAGAAGCATTGCTGTGAAATTCCCTTTCCCAGCTGCCTCTACTAATCTACAAAAAGCACTTTCTAAAGCACTGGAAAG ccGGGATGAGGTGAAAACCAAATGGGGTGTTTCTGACTTCATCAAGGCCTTTATTAAATTCCACGGTCATGTGTACCTGAGTAAGAGCTTGGAAAAGTTGAGCCCTCTTCGAGAGAAGTTGGAAGAACAGTTTAag AGGCTGCTATTCCAGAAAGCTTTCAACTCTCAGCAGTTAGTTCACGTCACTGTCATTAACCTGTTTCAACTTCATCATCTTCGTGACTTTAGCAACGAAACAGAGCAGCATAGTTATAGCCAAGATGAGCAGCTGTGTTGGACACAGTTGCTGGCCCTCTTTA tgtCTTTTCTTGGCATCCTGTGCAAGTGTCCTCTCCAGAACAAGTCTCAGGAGGAATCCTACAATGCCTATCCCCTACCTGCCGTCAAGGTGTCCATGGACTGGCTGAGACTCAGACCCAGGGTGTTTCAGGAGGCAGTGGTGGATGAAAGACAGTA CATTTGGCCGTGGCTAATTTCTCTTCTGAACAGTTTCCATCCCCATGAAGAAGATCTTTCAAGTACTAATG CAACACCACTTCCAGAGGAGTTTGAGTTACAAGGATTCTTGGCTTTGAGACCTTCTTTCAG GAACTTGGATTTTTCCAAAGGTCACCAGGGTATTACAGGAGACAAAGAGGGTCAGCAACGACAAATACGACAGCAGCGTTTGATCTCTATAGGCAAATGGATTGCAGATAATCAGCCAAG gcTGATTCAGTGTGAAAATGAGGTAGGGAAATTGTTGTTTATCACAGAAATCCCAGAGTTAATACTGGAAGACCCCAGTGAAGCCAAAGAGAACCTCATTCTGCAAGACACAACCATCATAGAGTCCCTGGCAGCTGACGGGAACCCAGGACTGAAATCAGTGCTATCTACAGGCCGGAATCTAAGCAACAACTGCGACCCAGGAGAGAAACCAGTGGTCACCTTCAAAGAGAACATGAAGCCACGAGAAGTGAGCAGAGACCAAGGAAGAAGTTTTCCTCCCAAAGAG GTAAAATCTCAGACAGAGTTAAGAAAGACTCCAGTGTCTGAAGCCAGGAAAACACCTGTAACTCAAACCCCAAGTCAAGCAAGTAACTCCCAGTTCATCCCCATTCATCACCCTGGAgccttccctcctcttcccagcCGGCCAG GGTTCCCGCCCCCAACATATGTTATCCCCCCTCCTGTGGCATTTTCTATGGGCTCAGGTTACACCTTCCCAGCTGGTGTTTCTGTCCCAGGAACCTTTCTTCAGCCTACAGCTCACTCTCCACCAGGAAACCAGGTGCAAGCTGGGAAACAGTCCCACATTCCTTACAGCCAGCAACGGCCCTCCGGACCAGGGCCAGTGACCCAGGGACCTCAGCAGCCTCAGCCACCTTCCCAGcagcccctcccacctctgccAGCTCCGCCAGCAGCACAGACTGCAGGCCAGCTGCAGGTTCAAGCTCTAGCTCAGCAGCAACAGTCCCCTACAAAAGCTGTGCCGGCTTTGGGGAAAAGTCCTCCTCACCACTCTGGATTCCAGCAG TATCAACAGGCAGATGCCTCCAAACAGCTGTGGAATCCCCCTCAGGTTCAAGGCCCATTAGGGAAAATCATGCCTGTGAAACAGCCCTACTACCTTCAAACCCAAGACCCCATAAAACTGTTTGAGCCGTCGTTGCAACCTCCTGTAAGGCAGCAGCAGCCTCTAGAGAAAACAATGAAGCCTTTCCCCATGGAGCCATATAACCATAACCCCTCAGAAGTCAAGATCCCGGAGTTCTACTGGGATTCTTCCTACAGCGCTGCTGATAACAGAGCTGTGATGGCACAGCAAGCCAGTGTGGACCGCAGGGGCAAACGGTCCCCGGGAGTCTTCCGTCCAGAGCAGGACCCTGTGCCCAGGATGCCATTTGAG AAATCCTTACTGGAGAAGCCCTCAGAGCTCATGTCACATTCATcctctttcctgtccctcaccggATTCTCCCTCAATCAG GAGCGATACCCAAATAACAGTGTGTTCAATGAGGTATACGGGAAGAACCTGACAACCAGCTCCAAAGCAGAACTTAATCCCTCAGTGGCTCCCCAGGAAACATCACTGTACTCGCTTTTTGAAGGGACTCCATGGTCTCCATCTCTTCCTGCCAGTTCAG ATCATTCAACACCAGCCAGCCAATCTCCTCATTCCTCCAACCCaagcagcctgccaagctcccctcCAACACACAACCACAATTCTGTCCCATTCTCCAATTTTGGACCCATTGGGACTCCAGATAACAGGGATAGGAGAACTGCAGACCGGTGGAAAACTGATAAGCCAG CCATGGGTGGGTTTGGCATCGATTATCTCTCAGCAACATCATCCTCTGAGAGCAGTTGGCATCAGGCCAGCACTCCAAGTGGCTCCTGGACAGGCCATGGCCCATCCATGGAGGATTCCTCTGCTGTCCTCATGGAAAGCCTAAAG TCTATCTGGTCCAGTTCCATGATGCATCCTGGACCTTCCGCTTTGGAGCAGCTGTTAATGCAGCAGAAACAGAAACAGCAGCGGGGCCAAGGCGCCATGAACCCTCCACACTGA
- the SMG7 gene encoding nonsense-mediated mRNA decay factor SMG7 isoform X7 produces the protein MSLQSAQYLRQAEVLKADMTDSKLGPAEVWTSRQALQDLYQKMLVTDLEYALDKKVEQDLWNHAFKNQITTLQGQAKNRANPNRSEVQANLSLFLEAASGFYTQLLQELCTVFNVDLPCRVKSSQLGIISNKQTHTSAIVKPQSSSCSYICQHCLVHLGDIARYRNQTSQAESYYRHAAQLVPSNGQPYNQLAILASSKGDHLTTIFYYCRSIAVKFPFPAASTNLQKALSKALESRDEVKTKWGVSDFIKAFIKFHGHVYLSKSLEKLSPLREKLEEQFKRLLFQKAFNSQQLVHVTVINLFQLHHLRDFSNETEQHSYSQDEQLCWTQLLALFMSFLGILCKCPLQNKSQEESYNAYPLPAVKVSMDWLRLRPRVFQEAVVDERQYIWPWLISLLNSFHPHEEDLSSTNATPLPEEFELQGFLALRPSFRNLDFSKGHQGITGDKEGQQRQIRQQRLISIGKWIADNQPRLIQCENEVGKLLFITEIPELILEDPSEAKENLILQDTTIIESLAADGNPGLKSVLSTGRNLSNNCDPGEKPVVTFKENMKPREVSRDQGRSFPPKEVRRDYSKGVAVTKNDGKKDNNKRKTETKKCTLEKLQETGKQSVAVQVKSQTELRKTPVSEARKTPVTQTPSQASNSQFIPIHHPGAFPPLPSRPGFPPPTYVIPPPVAFSMGSGYTFPAGVSVPGTFLQPTAHSPPGNQVQAGKQSHIPYSQQRPSGPGPVTQGPQQPQPPSQQPLPPLPAPPAAQTAGQLQVQALAQQQQSPTKAVPALGKSPPHHSGFQQYQQADASKQLWNPPQVQGPLGKIMPVKQPYYLQTQDPIKLFEPSLQPPVRQQQPLEKTMKPFPMEPYNHNPSEVKIPEFYWDSSYSAADNRAVMAQQASVDRRGKRSPGVFRPEQDPVPRMPFEDPKGSPLLPPDLLKSLAALEEEEELIFSNPPDLYPALLGPLASLPGRSLFKSLLEKPSELMSHSSSFLSLTGFSLNQERYPNNSVFNEVYGKNLTTSSKAELNPSVAPQETSLYSLFEGTPWSPSLPASSDHSTPASQSPHSSNPSSLPSSPPTHNHNSVPFSNFGPIGTPDNRDRRTADRWKTDKPAMGGFGIDYLSATSSSESSWHQASTPSGSWTGHGPSMEDSSAVLMESLKSIWSSSMMHPGPSALEQLLMQQKQKQQRGQGAMNPPH, from the exons gCAGGCAGAAGTCCTGAAGGCTGACATGACAG ATTCTAAGCTGGGTCCAGCCGAAGTCTGGACATCCAGGCAGGCTCTGCAGGACCTGTACCAGAAAATGCTTGTTACTGATTTGGAATACGCTTTAGACAAGAAAGTAGAACAGGATCT CTGGAATCATGCCTTTAAGAATCAGATCACAACACTACAAGGCCAGGCAAAGAATCGAGCAAACCCGAATCGGAGTGAAGTTCAGGcaaacctttctctgttcctaGAGGCAGCTAGTGGCTTCTATACTCAG TTATTACAAGAACTGTGTACAGTGTTTAATGTAGATTTACCATGCCGTGTGAAGTCTTCCCAGTTGGGAATTATCAGCAATAAACAGACGCATACCAGCGCCATAGTGAAGCCACAGTCTAGCTCCTGTTCCTATATCTGCCAGCACTGCCTCGTTCACCTTGGAGACATTG cTCGATACAGAAACCAGACCAGCCAGGCAGAGTCCTACTATAGGCATGCGGCTCAGCTTGTCCCCTCTAATG GTCAGCCTTACAATCAGTTGGCTATCTTAGCTTCTTCCAAAGGAGACCATCTGACTACAATTTTCTACTACTGCAGAAGCATTGCTGTGAAATTCCCTTTCCCAGCTGCCTCTACTAATCTACAAAAAGCACTTTCTAAAGCACTGGAAAG ccGGGATGAGGTGAAAACCAAATGGGGTGTTTCTGACTTCATCAAGGCCTTTATTAAATTCCACGGTCATGTGTACCTGAGTAAGAGCTTGGAAAAGTTGAGCCCTCTTCGAGAGAAGTTGGAAGAACAGTTTAag AGGCTGCTATTCCAGAAAGCTTTCAACTCTCAGCAGTTAGTTCACGTCACTGTCATTAACCTGTTTCAACTTCATCATCTTCGTGACTTTAGCAACGAAACAGAGCAGCATAGTTATAGCCAAGATGAGCAGCTGTGTTGGACACAGTTGCTGGCCCTCTTTA tgtCTTTTCTTGGCATCCTGTGCAAGTGTCCTCTCCAGAACAAGTCTCAGGAGGAATCCTACAATGCCTATCCCCTACCTGCCGTCAAGGTGTCCATGGACTGGCTGAGACTCAGACCCAGGGTGTTTCAGGAGGCAGTGGTGGATGAAAGACAGTA CATTTGGCCGTGGCTAATTTCTCTTCTGAACAGTTTCCATCCCCATGAAGAAGATCTTTCAAGTACTAATG CAACACCACTTCCAGAGGAGTTTGAGTTACAAGGATTCTTGGCTTTGAGACCTTCTTTCAG GAACTTGGATTTTTCCAAAGGTCACCAGGGTATTACAGGAGACAAAGAGGGTCAGCAACGACAAATACGACAGCAGCGTTTGATCTCTATAGGCAAATGGATTGCAGATAATCAGCCAAG gcTGATTCAGTGTGAAAATGAGGTAGGGAAATTGTTGTTTATCACAGAAATCCCAGAGTTAATACTGGAAGACCCCAGTGAAGCCAAAGAGAACCTCATTCTGCAAGACACAACCATCATAGAGTCCCTGGCAGCTGACGGGAACCCAGGACTGAAATCAGTGCTATCTACAGGCCGGAATCTAAGCAACAACTGCGACCCAGGAGAGAAACCAGTGGTCACCTTCAAAGAGAACATGAAGCCACGAGAAGTGAGCAGAGACCAAGGAAGAAGTTTTCCTCCCAAAGAGGTGAGAAGGGACTATAGCAAAGGAGTAGCTGTAACTAAGAATGATGGAAAGAAGGACAACaacaagaggaaaacagaaaccaaGAAATGCACCTTAGAAAAGTTACAGGAAACAGGAAAGCAGAGTGTGGCAGTGCAG GTAAAATCTCAGACAGAGTTAAGAAAGACTCCAGTGTCTGAAGCCAGGAAAACACCTGTAACTCAAACCCCAAGTCAAGCAAGTAACTCCCAGTTCATCCCCATTCATCACCCTGGAgccttccctcctcttcccagcCGGCCAG GGTTCCCGCCCCCAACATATGTTATCCCCCCTCCTGTGGCATTTTCTATGGGCTCAGGTTACACCTTCCCAGCTGGTGTTTCTGTCCCAGGAACCTTTCTTCAGCCTACAGCTCACTCTCCACCAGGAAACCAGGTGCAAGCTGGGAAACAGTCCCACATTCCTTACAGCCAGCAACGGCCCTCCGGACCAGGGCCAGTGACCCAGGGACCTCAGCAGCCTCAGCCACCTTCCCAGcagcccctcccacctctgccAGCTCCGCCAGCAGCACAGACTGCAGGCCAGCTGCAGGTTCAAGCTCTAGCTCAGCAGCAACAGTCCCCTACAAAAGCTGTGCCGGCTTTGGGGAAAAGTCCTCCTCACCACTCTGGATTCCAGCAG TATCAACAGGCAGATGCCTCCAAACAGCTGTGGAATCCCCCTCAGGTTCAAGGCCCATTAGGGAAAATCATGCCTGTGAAACAGCCCTACTACCTTCAAACCCAAGACCCCATAAAACTGTTTGAGCCGTCGTTGCAACCTCCTGTAAGGCAGCAGCAGCCTCTAGAGAAAACAATGAAGCCTTTCCCCATGGAGCCATATAACCATAACCCCTCAGAAGTCAAGATCCCGGAGTTCTACTGGGATTCTTCCTACAGCGCTGCTGATAACAGAGCTGTGATGGCACAGCAAGCCAGTGTGGACCGCAGGGGCAAACGGTCCCCGGGAGTCTTCCGTCCAGAGCAGGACCCTGTGCCCAGGATGCCATTTGAG GACCCCAAAGGCTCCCCTCTGCTTCCTCCGGACCTGTTAAAGAGTCTGGCTGCcttggaggaagaggaagagctgATTTTTTCTAACCCTCCTGATCTTTACCCAGCTCTGCTGGGGCCTCTCGCCTCTCTTCCTGGACGAAGCCTCTTT AAATCCTTACTGGAGAAGCCCTCAGAGCTCATGTCACATTCATcctctttcctgtccctcaccggATTCTCCCTCAATCAG GAGCGATACCCAAATAACAGTGTGTTCAATGAGGTATACGGGAAGAACCTGACAACCAGCTCCAAAGCAGAACTTAATCCCTCAGTGGCTCCCCAGGAAACATCACTGTACTCGCTTTTTGAAGGGACTCCATGGTCTCCATCTCTTCCTGCCAGTTCAG ATCATTCAACACCAGCCAGCCAATCTCCTCATTCCTCCAACCCaagcagcctgccaagctcccctcCAACACACAACCACAATTCTGTCCCATTCTCCAATTTTGGACCCATTGGGACTCCAGATAACAGGGATAGGAGAACTGCAGACCGGTGGAAAACTGATAAGCCAG CCATGGGTGGGTTTGGCATCGATTATCTCTCAGCAACATCATCCTCTGAGAGCAGTTGGCATCAGGCCAGCACTCCAAGTGGCTCCTGGACAGGCCATGGCCCATCCATGGAGGATTCCTCTGCTGTCCTCATGGAAAGCCTAAAG TCTATCTGGTCCAGTTCCATGATGCATCCTGGACCTTCCGCTTTGGAGCAGCTGTTAATGCAGCAGAAACAGAAACAGCAGCGGGGCCAAGGCGCCATGAACCCTCCACACTGA